From a region of the Spirochaetota bacterium genome:
- a CDS encoding HAD-IB family hydrolase → MRLALFDFDGTITTRDSLFDFLLFTFGAARCAAGLIVLGPVLVLYVLKKIPNCKAKEAVFRHFFKGWSIERFEKVGERYSRERLDHIIMGQARERIEWHRTGGHRIIVVSASVETWMREWCGRYGIGIIATRLESAQGKLTGRIDGANCQGPEKVRRIREAVNLDEYEYIYAYGNTRGDADMLSLAHEQYYNWVKVAG, encoded by the coding sequence ATGCGCCTCGCCCTCTTTGACTTTGACGGCACCATAACGACGCGGGACAGCCTGTTCGATTTTCTTCTCTTCACGTTCGGCGCCGCGCGGTGCGCCGCCGGCCTGATTGTCCTGGGCCCGGTTCTTGTTCTCTATGTTCTGAAAAAGATACCCAACTGTAAGGCGAAGGAGGCGGTGTTCCGTCATTTCTTCAAGGGGTGGAGCATCGAGAGATTCGAAAAGGTGGGAGAGCGCTATTCCCGGGAGCGGCTCGACCATATCATCATGGGACAGGCCCGCGAGCGTATCGAATGGCACAGGACCGGCGGACACCGCATCATCGTTGTATCCGCCTCGGTGGAGACCTGGATGAGGGAATGGTGCGGGCGTTACGGCATCGGGATCATCGCCACCCGCCTGGAATCCGCGCAGGGGAAGCTAACGGGACGGATCGACGGGGCCAACTGCCAGGGGCCGGAGAAGGTGCGGCGCATTCGCGAGGCGGTCAACCTGGACGAATATGAATATATTTACGCCTACGGCAACACCCGGGGCGACGCCGATATGCTTTCCCTGGCACATGAACAATACTATAACTGGGTGAAGGTTGCCGGATGA